GGACATCCAGAGTATAAACATACTAAAGGCGTTGATATTACCACAGGACCGCTAGGGCAGGGAGTGGCAAATGCAGTTGGCTTTGCCATGGCGTCTAAAATGGCACAAAATATACTTGGGAGTGAGATTATTTCACATAATGTGTATTGCTTATGTGGCGATGGGGATTTACAAGAGGGAATCTCTTATGAGGCTTGTTCTCTAGCAGGTCATCATTGTTTGGATAATTTAATTTTGATTTATGATTCAAATCATATAACAATCGAAGGTGATACAAGTATAGCTTGGAGCGAAGATATAAAAATGCGTTTTTGTGCTCAAGCTTGGAACGTTATAGAAATAGATGGACACAATTTTTATGAAATAGATAATGCTTTAATAAAGGCAAAATCAAGCAATAAGCCAACTTTAATTATTGCAAATACTACAATAGCAAAAGGTTCTGTGAATCTAAGCGGTTCGCATAAAGCACATGGAGCACCTTTAGGAGATGATGAAATAAGAGAATCAAAGATAGCATTAGGCTTTGAAGATAAAAAATTTGACATTAAAGATTCTGTTGCTATTAGGTTTGCAAATGTTTCTGAAATAGGTCTTGTGGAGCATAAAAGATGGGAAGAATCTCTAAAAAATAATCCAAAAAAATCAATGCTAGATTCAATGTTTAATCCTGATTTTAGCTCCATTATATATCCAAAATTCACAAAAGATATGGCTACTAGGGTTAGTAATGGAGAGATTTTAAATGCTATTTCAAAAGCATTGCCCGGCTTTGTTGGAGGTAGTGCTGATTTAGCACCTTCAAATAATACAGAATTAAAAAATAGCGGAGATTTCCCTAATGGCGTAAATTTGCACTATGGTATAAGAGAACATGCAATGGGTGCAATTTCAAATGCATTAGCTAATTATGGAATCTTTATTCCTTTTAGTGCTACATTTTTTGTCTTTAGTGATTATTTGTTGCCTAGTGTTAGAATCGCTTCTCTTATGAAAAGTAGAGAATTTTATATTTGGACGCATGATAGTATAGGGGTTGGCGAAGATGGAGCTACACATCAACCAATAGAACAAATAAGCCACTATAGATCAATGCCTAATTTCTATTTATTCCGCCCTGCTGATGCTAATGAAAATATAGCTTGTTGGCAAGTAGCATTGAATCTAAACTCCCCTTGTGGATTTGTCTTAAGTCGTCAAAATCTCCCATTACTAGATGAAGTAAGTACAGAATCTCTAAAGTATGGTGCATATATAAAGCAAGATTCCAAAGAACCGAAGGTTACTCTTCTAGCTAGTGGAAGTGAGGTACATATAGCGCTAAGGAGTGCAGAATCTTTAAATAATGAAGGAATAAGCACGAGGGTTGTAAGTGTGCCATGTTATGATTTATTATTAGAGCAGGATTTAACTTATATTAATTCTCTCTTTAGTGGCTATGTTGTTGCAATAGAGGCTAGTAGGGGATTGGAGTGGTATAAATTTGCACATAAAGTAATAGGAATGAATGGCTTTGGTGCTAGTGCTAATGGAGAAGTGTTGTTTGATTATTTTGGGTTTAGCGTAGAAAATATTACAAACATAATAAAACAATCAATTTAGATGTCAAATAATCTTTATATTTTTTCCAGTAATAGAGCAAGAAAGCAGTTTTTTTTAGAGAATTTTGATAATTCTTTTTTACCAGATTCGAAGACTTTAGGTGAGTTTTTCGAAACTATTTTAAGAGTTGATGGAAAAATAAAAATACCTGATATTCTAAGACGAATTTATTTGTATGAATCTATCAAAGAATGCAATACGCATAGTTTAGGTGAGTTTGCTAGTAATTTTTCTAAGTTTTTATCTAATTCTGATTTTTTTTTGAAATTTTACGATGAATTATGTGCTGAATGTGTGAGTATAGAATATTTAGAGCAATTTGATATTTATGCTTTTTATGAAGATCATTTAAAAATTCTAAAAGATATTTTTAGAATTTATCACAAAAAGCTAACTGAAAACAATTTGTATGATAAATATTTCGTTGAAGACTATAAGATAAATGTCGAGTTATTATCTAATTATGATGAATTACAAGTTTTTATCTCTGGGTTTTTATCTAAGTTTGAATGCAAAATATTTTACGAACTCTCAGAAATAAAACCAATAATCTTAAAAATTAAAATAAATAAATTCAGTAAAACTTATTATGAACGATTATTTGGTATGGATATTGATTGTGGATTGGTTGAGTTTTTAGTTAGAGATTCTAAGGTATCGATAAAAGCTAAAAAAAATATACAATTACACAAACAGCCTTTAATAATGGAGTTTAGTAACAAAGTATCATTAGTTGGAGCAATCTTTGCTCAAATTGATAGTTGGTTAGAGAGTGGCGTTGCACCAGAGGATATATGTGTTATTTTGCCAAATGAAGAATTTGTAGCATATCTAAAGTTATTTGATACTGCTAGAAATTTTAATTATGCAATGGGCATAAAGCTAAAAGATACACGGATTTTTAAACAATTAAAATTAAAAACTGATGAAATTTGTGATGTTGAATCTTTTTTGAGATTCATTAGTGAATTTAACGACAATAAAGATTTATTTGTGATTAAAAAAATCCAAGAATCTTGGGAGTATTTTAAGCCAATGATTCCATATTTTGCACAATTGGATAAAGAAATTGTTTTGTCATTTTTAAAATATATCGAAGAATATACAATAGATGATGTAGGTGGTGGTAGAATCAAGGTTATAGGGATATTAGAGAGTAGGGATATTAATTTTAGCCATGTCATAATGCCAGAGTTTATAGAGGGTGTTGTGCCAAGTTTTAGCAATAAAGATATTTTCTTAAACACAACTATTAAAAAAGAAGCCTCTTTACCAACGAAGCTAGATAGAGAAAATTTACAAAAATCATATTATTTAAATATTTTACAAAACTCAAAAGAAGTAATAATTTATACAATAAATAATGATGATACAAAGCCTTCTAGATTCTTGCTTGATAAAGATGTCTTTTGTGGAAAAATCCACAATGCCTCAAAGGAATATGATGATTATTTTGTAAAAAATAATTTCTATAAATATAGCGATAGTGAAATTGTAGATGTGCTAAATATCAAGGCTATAAGCCCAACTAGTTTGAAGATTTTTTTGGATTGTAAAAGGCAATATTATTATAAATATATACTAGGCTTAAAAGATAAAGAAGTTAGAGAGCATGTATCAAATGCGATTCATAATGCTTTGCACATTGGGTTTGTGAATTTTCTAAAGCATGGCAATTTCAATCTCTTATCACAAGAAGTTTTTAGACTTATAGATGAATATGGCGAAAATGAGCTTGATAAATTTAATGTATCTTTGGCAAAAAAATATGTAAAAGACTTACTTTTAAATGAAGAAGAGAGATATAAAAGTGGATATATGCCCAAGTTTTTGGAAAAAGAATTTACTATTGATATTGGGAAGATAACTCTAAAAGGCAGGATTGATAGAATTGATGTAAGAGGTGATGAAATATTAGTGCTAGATTATAAATACAAAAAAAACAACATAAAAAGTAGCCATGATTTTCAGATGCTATTTTATAAGTTAGCCGCACAAAGATTCTTCCCAAATAAAAATATAAAAGTTGGAATCTATGATGTTTATAATGCAAAAATAGAATACTATGATGAATCTAAGCTAGAAAAAGAAGAGCAAGAATTATTAAAAATATTGAATGATATAGAAGAGATAAAAGAGTTAAGTTTCACTCTTACAGATAAAAGACAAGTGTGTGAATATTGTAGCTTTAAGTATATTTGTAATAGATATTAGACAAGCATTTATGCTTGTCTTTTTAGAATCCTATAAATAAATAAAATAGATAAAGTAGCCATTAAGCTTTTAAAAACTAGCACTGATTGATTGTGCATATTATCAAATGCACTATTTGCAATCCCATCTTCTCCTAGTAGTTGAGATTCTAGCATATATGGCGTGTAATACATTGTAAATAAAAATATCAATATAACACTAATGAATCCTAAAATTGGTGCAAAAACATTTCTATTTATCCTTAGTGTCAATATTTCATAAATAATTATAAAAATAGCGACAATGTTTAATAGGACATTTAGCTTTACAAAAATAGATGTCATTAAGATTCCAGATTGCAAAATGCTTATATCTAGTCCCTCTACAATACTTGCAGCACGAAATATACTAGGCGCACTAAATGCACCACAAGCAACTAGAGCTCCAACTACAACTGCTATTAAAAACATATATAACGCATAAAAATAAGATTCTAATTTGAAGAATAATTTCATTATAATCTCCTCTTTGAAATTAATGGCTATTGTATCAAAAAAGGGGTAATTAATGATAATTCTACTATCTCCAAGTGAGAAAAAAGAGCTAACACATAAAAATGAGATTCCACATATTGATGGCTTTTATAAAGAGTTTTTAACAAAAGATATAGCTAGGATAGTGGAAAATTATATTAAGTGCCTTAGGGAAAATAGCGAAGGTGAGATATCCAAAATGCTTGGCGTAAAACATATTGTGCTAGATGAGCTTGTATTGTTACAGAATATTAATAATACTCCTTTATTACAAGCAATAGAAAGATATAGCGGAGTTGCATTTAAGGCACTAGGATATGAATCTCTTAATAAAAAAGAGAAAGAATATATTAATGGCAGAGTTTTTATATTTTCAAACTTATTTGGGATTCTTAGAGCTTGTGATTTGATACCTTATTATGATTTAAAGCAAGGAGAAGGATTTGCTTGTGGAGAATATACTTTTAAGACCAAAGATATTTATGCTAATAATGCAAAAAATTACATAGAAGAATTAAAGACACAAAGCAATTTTGTTCTTGATTTAAGGGCTGGATTCTATCAGAAGTGCCTAAAATTACCACAAGACTTCAAAATTTGTGAGCTAAACTTTATAAAAAATGGTAAAAGTGTAAGCCATTATGCAAAACATTACAGAGGACTTCTGCTAAGAGAATGTGCAAGAAATAATATACAAACATTTGATTCTATTAAATATTTAAAACTAGAAGGGCTAGAGATAATAAATATAGAAGAGAGTGGGCAAAAATTAAGCATTACATATAATTTGGTATAATTTTTAATTTTAAGGAATGTAAGATGAAATTTCGTGGTAAAAATGTATTAATAACTGGTGCTAGTAAGGGCATAGGTGCAGAGAGTGCTAGATTCTTATCATCACTTGGGCTAAAGGTATGGATAAACTATCGCTCAAACCCTGAAATAGCAGATGCACTAAAAGAAGAAATAGAGAGAAACGGCGGAGAAGTTGCTGTAATTTGCTTTGATGCAACAAATGAAGAGCAGTTTGTAGAAGCCTTTAATATCATTAATAAAAGCGATGGAGAGTTGGCATATTTGGTAAATAATGCTGGAATCACAAATGATAAATTGTCTATAAGAATGAAAGTGGAAGATTTTAATTCTGTGATTAATTGCAATTTAACATCAGCTTTTATTGGTTGTAGAGAAGCTTTAAAGCATATGAGAAAGCAAGGTTATGGAAGCGTTGTTAATATATCATCCATAGTTGGTGAAATGGGCAATATTGGTCAATGTAACTATGCAGCAAGCAAGGGTGGCATGATAGCTATGACAAAATCTTTTGCTAAAGAAGGCGGTAGCAAAGAGATAAGGTTTAACTGCATAACACCTGGATTTATTAAAAGCGATATGACAGAATCTTTAAAAGAAGAAATAAAGCAAAATTATTATTCAAATATCCCTCTTGGTAGGTTTGGAGAAAGTAGAGAAGTTGCTTCTTGTATAGCGTTTTTATTGTCTGATTATGCAAGCTATATAACAGGCGAGATTTTAAAAGTAAATGGCGGATTATATATGTAAAAAAGTTTAAGAATTTTTTAGCTAGAATAGCATGTTTAAGACAAAATTTTATTTAGGAGAGTTCTAAATGGCAGTTTTTGATGATGTAAAAGCGGTTGTTGTTGAGCAATTAAATGTAAATGACGGAGAGGTTAAGCCAGAATCTAAGTTCGTTGATGATTTGGGTGCGGATTCTTTAGATGTTGTTGAGCTTATTATGGCACTAGAAGAAAAGTTTGAAATTGAAATTCCAGATGAAGATGCAGAAAAAATTGTAACTGTAGGCGATGTAGTAGCATATATAGAAAAAGCAAAATCTTAAATTATAGTATGCCTTTTGGCATACGAATCTTACAAAATTCTATAAATTACAATTTAAGGATCATATAGACATGAGAAGAGTTGTTGTTAGTGGTATTGGTATGATTAATTCGTTGGGGCTTAATAGAGAAGATTCTTTTAAAGCTATTGTTGAAGGAAAATGTGGAGTTAAAACAATCTCCTCTTTTGATGCTAGTGAGTTTCCAGTAAAAATTGCAGCTGAAATTACCAATTTTGATCCAAATTCTGTTATGGATGCTAAAGAAGTAAAAAAGGCTGATAGATTCATACATCTTGGCATTAAAGCTGCTAAAGAAGCTATGGAAGATAGTGGATTAATAGATTTTAATGGTATTAACTATGATAGGTTTGGTATTAGTTCTGCATCTGGTATTGGTGGGCTTATTAATATAGAAAAAAATTCAGTTATAAATGAACAAAGAGGACCAAAGAGAATTTCGCCATTTTTCATACCTTCATCACTTGTAAATATGCTTGGTGGATTTATTTCTATTGAATTTAATTTAAAAGGACCGAATCTTTCTAGTGTAACTGCTTGTGCTGCTGGTGCTCATGGGATTAGTGAAGCTGTAAAGACTATAAAGTTAAATTTGGCTGATAGAATGTTGGTTGTCGCTTCAGAATCTGCTATATGTGGTGTTGGTATAGGCGGGTTTGCTGCTATGAAGGCTCTATCAGATAGAAATGATGAGCCACAACTTGCATCAAGACCATTTGATGCACAAAGAAATGGATTTGTCATGGGTGAGGGTGCTGCTGCTTTGGTTCTTGAAGACTATGAGAGTGCTAAGGCTAGAGGTGCTACTATTTATGCTGAAATTGTAGGCTTTGGAGAGAGTGGAGATGCAAATCACATAACCACACCAGCACCAGAGGGCGAGGGTGCATATAGGGCTATGAAAATGGCATTAGAAATGGCAAATGTAAAAATTGACTATATAAATGCACATGGGACAAGCACAAAATATAATGATATGTATGAGACTATGGCGTTAAAGAGAGTATTTGGAGGAAATGTGCCTCCTGTTAGCTCTACTAAAGGTCAAATTGGACATTGTCTTGGTGCAGCAGGCGGTTTAGAGGCTGTTATTTCTATAATGGCTATGCAAAAAGGGATATTACCACCTACGATAAACCAAGTAGAGAGTGATCCAGATTGTGATTTAGATTATATTCCAAATGTAGCTAGAGAGGCAAAAGTAGATGCTGTAATGAGTAATTCATTTGGCTTTGGTGGCACAAATGGAGTTATTATTTTTAAAAAAATATAAGGAATAAAAGTGTCTGTTTATTTGGATTTTGAATCTAAAATAAAAACAATACAAGATAGCATAGCTACAGCACAATTAAAAAATGATACTCATGCTATTGAAATTTTGCAAAATGATTTGCAAAAGGAAGTTGAAAAAATTTATTCTAATTTGTCAGATTATCAAAAATTGCAACTAGCTAGACACCCTGATAGGCCATATGCTTTAGATTATATTTCTGCTATGCTTAGTGATTCGTATGAAATACATGGCGATAGACATTTTAGCGATGATCATGCAATTGTGTGTTATATCGGCAATATAGATGGACAGAAAATAATGGTAATTGGCGAAGAAAAGGGTAGGGGCACGAAGAATAAAATTTTTAGAAATTTTGGTATGCCAAACCCTGAGGGATATAGAAAAGCTCTAAGAGTAGCCAAAATGGCAGAAAAGTTTAATATACCACTTTTAATGCTTGTAGATACTCCAGGGGCATATCCCGGAGTTGGAGCTGAAGAGAGGGGACAAAGCGAAGCTATAGCTAAGAATCTACAAGAGTTTAGCAAATTGAAGATTCCAACTATTTCAATAGTAATAGGCGAAGGTGGTAGTGGAGGAGCGTTGGCTATTGGCGTTGCAGATAGACTTGCTATGATGGAGTATTCGGTCTTTAGCGTTATTTCACCTGAAGGCTGTGCGGCTATATTGTGGAATGATCCACAAAAGATAGAAAGTGCTACACAAGCAATGAAAATAACTCCAAATGAATTAAAAAAAGCAGGTTTGATTGATGATATAGTCTTAGAGCCAAAAGTTGGAGCACATAGGGATAAAGATTCAGCTGTCAAAGCACTTAAAGAATATGTGATACGAAGCATAAAAGAAATACTAGAAGATAAGGATTATTTGCAAAAAAGATACAATAAACTTATGTCTTATGGGAGCTTTCAATAAAACTTGCAATCATTGGCGGAGGTGCGAGTGGGATCTTCGTGGCAGTTCTGCTTAAGGGTTGTGGGCTTGATATTACAATTTTTGAAAAAAACAAAACAATAGGTAAAAAACTCTTAGCTAGTGGTAATGGTAAATGTAATATACACAATACAAATGGTTCTAGCAGTGATTATGCAAGTTCTAGCCTAGATAAAAATCAAATACAAAAAATTATAAATAAATTTACATATTCTGATTTTTACAAACTATGCAGTAAGCTTGGATTGCCTCTTATAGCAGAAGGAAGCAAAGTATATCCTATGTCTTATAGCGCTAAGAGTGTATTAGAAGTATTTCAGCTTTCTTTAGAGGAAGTTCATATTAGATGTAATGAAGAAATAATAGATATTAAGCTTGATAAAAACTATAAAATAAAAAGCAATAAACAAGAATATGAATATGATTTTGTAGTGGTTTCATGTGGTAGTAATGCACATGAGAGACTAGGTGGTAGTGATAGTGGGTATAGACTAGGTCAGAAATTAGGCTTTCAGCTAGTAGATACTTATCCTGTTTTAACTCCATTAAAATGCAAACAAGTATTTTGTGATTTAAATGGCTTGAAAGTGTTTTCAAAGATAACTCTAAAAGATAAAAATATAAAAATTATAGAGATAGATGGTGATTTATTGTTTACAAATTATGGTGTTTCGGGGTTTGGCATTTTGGATATTTCTTATTATTTGAATCTATGTGAGATTCCTAGTTTTAGCGTTGATTTACTGCCAAATATTTCTAAAGAAGCATTAGAAAAGATTCTAATAAATTCCATTAAAACTTATAAGAATGCCAGTTTGTGCGAGGTTTTAAGCGGTATTGTAAATCCAAAACTAGCAAAATATTTAACAAATAATAAAAAAAGCGATATTAAAAGTATTAAGAACATAGTTTATACAATTAAAAATCTTCAAATAACGCCAGAATTAACTCAAGAAGCAAATAACGCTGAAGTATGCGGAGGTGGGATTAGCTTTGAATGTATAAATATAGATACTTTTGAGAGTAAAAAATATAAAAATTTATATATTATAGGTGAAGTGCTAGATATTGTAGGCAAAAGAGGTGGTCATAATTTAGCTTTTGCTTGGAGTGGTGCTTATATATGTGCTAATTCAATAAAAAAGCGTATGCAGATTCAATAAATATGGCTTAAATTTTAAAGATGTAGAAATTACAGATTCTTTATGACTTGATTTTGTTTTATAGAATAAAGTGTGATTAAAATATTAAATTTAAGGCTTTGAGATTTTAGTAACTTATTAAAATTTTATTTCTTGTTAATTAATTGTTAATTTTTTTAGAAAAGTGTCGATATAACTAATGCAATTTAAATTTTCAAGGAGAAAGTCATGCAGACAGGTATGAATTTCTCTTCTCTTAAAGCCTCATATACCACCACGCATTGGAGTGCTCTTGGAGAAGAGATTAAAAATGATAAAGCAAATAGTGTTCCAACTACTAGCAATACAACCATAAATGAAAAAGATGAAGGAAGCAAAGCTTCAAATGTGGTTGCTTCAAGTGAAGTTGCAAACAATAAGTTTGGCGACCTTCATAAGCAGATTGTATCACATGCAATAGAAAAAATAGCTGAAATTAAAAATGATATTATGAAGATATGGGAGGAGTTATATGGGCAAGATAGACCAACTTCTTCTATTGATAGCATAAAAGATATTA
The Helicobacter ibis DNA segment above includes these coding regions:
- the tkt gene encoding transketolase, giving the protein MLDNNKIQDYKLMGDTLRFLCADMVQEANSGHPGAPMGLADIAVVLSEHIKLNPKQPEWINRDRLVFSGGHASALLYSLLHLWGFDVSLDDLKNFRKLNSKTPGHPEYKHTKGVDITTGPLGQGVANAVGFAMASKMAQNILGSEIISHNVYCLCGDGDLQEGISYEACSLAGHHCLDNLILIYDSNHITIEGDTSIAWSEDIKMRFCAQAWNVIEIDGHNFYEIDNALIKAKSSNKPTLIIANTTIAKGSVNLSGSHKAHGAPLGDDEIRESKIALGFEDKKFDIKDSVAIRFANVSEIGLVEHKRWEESLKNNPKKSMLDSMFNPDFSSIIYPKFTKDMATRVSNGEILNAISKALPGFVGGSADLAPSNNTELKNSGDFPNGVNLHYGIREHAMGAISNALANYGIFIPFSATFFVFSDYLLPSVRIASLMKSREFYIWTHDSIGVGEDGATHQPIEQISHYRSMPNFYLFRPADANENIACWQVALNLNSPCGFVLSRQNLPLLDEVSTESLKYGAYIKQDSKEPKVTLLASGSEVHIALRSAESLNNEGISTRVVSVPCYDLLLEQDLTYINSLFSGYVVAIEASRGLEWYKFAHKVIGMNGFGASANGEVLFDYFGFSVENITNIIKQSI
- a CDS encoding RecB family exonuclease; translated protein: MSNNLYIFSSNRARKQFFLENFDNSFLPDSKTLGEFFETILRVDGKIKIPDILRRIYLYESIKECNTHSLGEFASNFSKFLSNSDFFLKFYDELCAECVSIEYLEQFDIYAFYEDHLKILKDIFRIYHKKLTENNLYDKYFVEDYKINVELLSNYDELQVFISGFLSKFECKIFYELSEIKPIILKIKINKFSKTYYERLFGMDIDCGLVEFLVRDSKVSIKAKKNIQLHKQPLIMEFSNKVSLVGAIFAQIDSWLESGVAPEDICVILPNEEFVAYLKLFDTARNFNYAMGIKLKDTRIFKQLKLKTDEICDVESFLRFISEFNDNKDLFVIKKIQESWEYFKPMIPYFAQLDKEIVLSFLKYIEEYTIDDVGGGRIKVIGILESRDINFSHVIMPEFIEGVVPSFSNKDIFLNTTIKKEASLPTKLDRENLQKSYYLNILQNSKEVIIYTINNDDTKPSRFLLDKDVFCGKIHNASKEYDDYFVKNNFYKYSDSEIVDVLNIKAISPTSLKIFLDCKRQYYYKYILGLKDKEVREHVSNAIHNALHIGFVNFLKHGNFNLLSQEVFRLIDEYGENELDKFNVSLAKKYVKDLLLNEEERYKSGYMPKFLEKEFTIDIGKITLKGRIDRIDVRGDEILVLDYKYKKNNIKSSHDFQMLFYKLAAQRFFPNKNIKVGIYDVYNAKIEYYDESKLEKEEQELLKILNDIEEIKELSFTLTDKRQVCEYCSFKYICNRY
- a CDS encoding DUF4149 domain-containing protein, with product MKLFFKLESYFYALYMFLIAVVVGALVACGAFSAPSIFRAASIVEGLDISILQSGILMTSIFVKLNVLLNIVAIFIIIYEILTLRINRNVFAPILGFISVILIFLFTMYYTPYMLESQLLGEDGIANSAFDNMHNQSVLVFKSLMATLSILFIYRILKRQA
- a CDS encoding YaaA family protein is translated as MIILLSPSEKKELTHKNEIPHIDGFYKEFLTKDIARIVENYIKCLRENSEGEISKMLGVKHIVLDELVLLQNINNTPLLQAIERYSGVAFKALGYESLNKKEKEYINGRVFIFSNLFGILRACDLIPYYDLKQGEGFACGEYTFKTKDIYANNAKNYIEELKTQSNFVLDLRAGFYQKCLKLPQDFKICELNFIKNGKSVSHYAKHYRGLLLRECARNNIQTFDSIKYLKLEGLEIINIEESGQKLSITYNLV
- the fabG gene encoding 3-oxoacyl-ACP reductase FabG, whose translation is MKFRGKNVLITGASKGIGAESARFLSSLGLKVWINYRSNPEIADALKEEIERNGGEVAVICFDATNEEQFVEAFNIINKSDGELAYLVNNAGITNDKLSIRMKVEDFNSVINCNLTSAFIGCREALKHMRKQGYGSVVNISSIVGEMGNIGQCNYAASKGGMIAMTKSFAKEGGSKEIRFNCITPGFIKSDMTESLKEEIKQNYYSNIPLGRFGESREVASCIAFLLSDYASYITGEILKVNGGLYM
- the acpP gene encoding acyl carrier protein; amino-acid sequence: MAVFDDVKAVVVEQLNVNDGEVKPESKFVDDLGADSLDVVELIMALEEKFEIEIPDEDAEKIVTVGDVVAYIEKAKS
- a CDS encoding beta-ketoacyl-ACP synthase II encodes the protein MRRVVVSGIGMINSLGLNREDSFKAIVEGKCGVKTISSFDASEFPVKIAAEITNFDPNSVMDAKEVKKADRFIHLGIKAAKEAMEDSGLIDFNGINYDRFGISSASGIGGLINIEKNSVINEQRGPKRISPFFIPSSLVNMLGGFISIEFNLKGPNLSSVTACAAGAHGISEAVKTIKLNLADRMLVVASESAICGVGIGGFAAMKALSDRNDEPQLASRPFDAQRNGFVMGEGAAALVLEDYESAKARGATIYAEIVGFGESGDANHITTPAPEGEGAYRAMKMALEMANVKIDYINAHGTSTKYNDMYETMALKRVFGGNVPPVSSTKGQIGHCLGAAGGLEAVISIMAMQKGILPPTINQVESDPDCDLDYIPNVAREAKVDAVMSNSFGFGGTNGVIIFKKI
- the accA gene encoding acetyl-CoA carboxylase carboxyl transferase subunit alpha: MSVYLDFESKIKTIQDSIATAQLKNDTHAIEILQNDLQKEVEKIYSNLSDYQKLQLARHPDRPYALDYISAMLSDSYEIHGDRHFSDDHAIVCYIGNIDGQKIMVIGEEKGRGTKNKIFRNFGMPNPEGYRKALRVAKMAEKFNIPLLMLVDTPGAYPGVGAEERGQSEAIAKNLQEFSKLKIPTISIVIGEGGSGGALAIGVADRLAMMEYSVFSVISPEGCAAILWNDPQKIESATQAMKITPNELKKAGLIDDIVLEPKVGAHRDKDSAVKALKEYVIRSIKEILEDKDYLQKRYNKLMSYGSFQ
- a CDS encoding aminoacetone oxidase family FAD-binding enzyme, with product MGGGASGIFVAVLLKGCGLDITIFEKNKTIGKKLLASGNGKCNIHNTNGSSSDYASSSLDKNQIQKIINKFTYSDFYKLCSKLGLPLIAEGSKVYPMSYSAKSVLEVFQLSLEEVHIRCNEEIIDIKLDKNYKIKSNKQEYEYDFVVVSCGSNAHERLGGSDSGYRLGQKLGFQLVDTYPVLTPLKCKQVFCDLNGLKVFSKITLKDKNIKIIEIDGDLLFTNYGVSGFGILDISYYLNLCEIPSFSVDLLPNISKEALEKILINSIKTYKNASLCEVLSGIVNPKLAKYLTNNKKSDIKSIKNIVYTIKNLQITPELTQEANNAEVCGGGISFECINIDTFESKKYKNLYIIGEVLDIVGKRGGHNLAFAWSGAYICANSIKKRMQIQ